A portion of the Streptomyces sp. YPW6 genome contains these proteins:
- a CDS encoding adenosine deaminase — protein sequence MERDVRLLPKAHLHLHFTGSMRPATLLELADKYGVHLPDALTGGEPPKLRATDERGWFRFQRLYDIARSCLRAPEDIRRLVRESAEEDVADGSGWLEIQVDPTSYAPLLGGLIPAIEIILDAVDSASRDTGLDMRVVIAANRMKHPLDARTLARLAVRYADRGVVGFGLSNDERRGMARDFDRAFAIAREGGLLAAPHGGELSGPSSVRDCLDDLDAARIGHGVRAAEDPRLLRRLAERQITCEVCPSSNVALGVYEKPADVPLRTLFDAGVPMALGADDPLLFGSRLAAQYELVRRHHGFTDGELAELARQSVRGSAAPVDVREKLLSGIDDWLAG from the coding sequence ATGGAGCGTGATGTACGTCTGTTGCCCAAGGCCCACCTGCACCTGCACTTCACCGGGTCGATGCGGCCCGCCACCCTGCTCGAACTCGCCGACAAGTACGGGGTCCACCTCCCCGACGCCCTGACCGGCGGCGAGCCACCGAAACTGCGGGCGACCGACGAGCGCGGCTGGTTCCGTTTCCAGCGGCTCTACGACATCGCCCGGTCCTGCCTGCGGGCCCCCGAGGACATCCGGCGTCTGGTGCGCGAGAGCGCCGAGGAGGACGTCGCGGACGGTTCCGGCTGGCTGGAGATCCAGGTCGACCCCACCTCGTACGCCCCGCTGCTCGGCGGGCTGATCCCGGCCATCGAGATCATCCTGGACGCCGTCGACAGCGCCTCCCGGGACACCGGCCTGGACATGCGCGTGGTGATCGCCGCCAACCGGATGAAGCACCCGCTGGACGCCCGCACCCTGGCCCGGCTCGCCGTGCGCTACGCCGACCGGGGCGTCGTCGGCTTCGGGCTCTCCAACGACGAGCGGCGCGGGATGGCCCGCGACTTCGACCGGGCCTTCGCCATCGCCCGGGAGGGCGGTCTGCTGGCGGCTCCGCACGGCGGGGAGCTGTCGGGGCCCTCCAGCGTGCGCGACTGCCTCGACGACCTGGACGCCGCGCGGATCGGCCACGGCGTACGGGCCGCCGAGGACCCCCGGCTGCTGCGCAGGCTCGCCGAGCGGCAGATCACCTGCGAGGTGTGCCCGTCGTCCAATGTGGCGCTCGGTGTCTACGAGAAGCCCGCCGATGTCCCCCTGCGCACTCTGTTCGACGCGGGTGTGCCGATGGCGCTGGGAGCGGACGACCCGCTGCTGTTCGGTTCGCGGCTGGCCGCCCAGTACGAGCTGGTGCGCCGCCACCACGGCTTCACCGACGGGGAGCTGGCCGAGCTGGCCCGCCAGTCGGTGCGCGGATCGGCGGCTCCCGTGGACGTACGGGAGAAGCTGTTGTCGGGCATCGACGACTGGCTGGCCGGCTGA
- a CDS encoding SDR family oxidoreductase codes for MRIVIAGGHGQIALRLERLLAARGDEAAGIIRNPQQSQDLTDAGAEPVVLDLESATVEQTAEVLRGADAAVFAAGAGPSSGTARKDTVDRDAAVLFADAAEAAGVRRFLVVSSMGADPDHSGDEVFDVYLRAKGAADAAVRSRTALDWTILRPGMLTDDAGTGQVLLAASTGRGPIPRDDVAATLLELLDTPATAGLTLEAISGNVPVTVAVKDVAGN; via the coding sequence ATGCGCATTGTCATCGCAGGTGGACACGGACAGATCGCACTGCGGCTGGAGCGGCTGCTCGCCGCACGCGGGGATGAAGCCGCAGGAATCATCCGCAACCCCCAACAGAGCCAGGACCTGACCGACGCCGGCGCCGAACCCGTGGTGCTGGACCTCGAATCGGCCACCGTGGAGCAGACCGCGGAAGTGCTGCGCGGCGCCGACGCGGCCGTCTTCGCGGCGGGCGCCGGACCGAGCAGCGGCACCGCCCGCAAGGACACCGTCGACCGTGACGCCGCCGTGCTGTTCGCCGACGCGGCCGAGGCGGCGGGCGTGCGCCGCTTCCTGGTCGTCTCCTCGATGGGCGCCGACCCGGACCACTCCGGCGACGAGGTGTTCGACGTGTATCTGCGGGCCAAGGGCGCCGCGGACGCGGCCGTACGCTCCCGCACCGCGCTGGACTGGACGATCCTGCGCCCCGGGATGCTGACCGACGACGCGGGCACCGGCCAGGTCCTCCTGGCCGCCTCGACGGGACGTGGCCCGATCCCCCGCGACGACGTGGCGGCCACGCTGCTGGAGCTGCTGGACACCCCGGCGACGGCGGGCCTCACCCTGGAGGCGATCTCGGGGAACGTTCCGGTGACGGTGGCCGTGAAGGACGTCGCGGGCAACTGA
- a CDS encoding MaoC family dehydratase, translating to MTARISYGSVEVGTELPAQSFPVTRATLVQYAGASGDFNPIHWNEKFAREVGLPDVIAHGMFTMAEAVRVVTDWAGDPGAVVDYGVRFTKPVVVPNDDKGALIEVSGKVAAKLEDNLVRVDLVALCDGKKVLGMSRAVVRLA from the coding sequence ATGACGGCGAGGATCTCCTACGGGTCGGTCGAGGTCGGCACGGAGCTGCCGGCGCAGTCGTTCCCGGTGACGCGGGCCACGCTCGTGCAGTACGCGGGCGCCTCGGGCGACTTCAACCCGATCCACTGGAACGAGAAGTTCGCGCGCGAGGTCGGACTGCCGGACGTGATCGCGCACGGCATGTTCACGATGGCCGAGGCGGTGCGCGTCGTCACGGACTGGGCCGGCGACCCGGGTGCGGTCGTCGACTACGGGGTGCGGTTCACCAAGCCGGTCGTCGTGCCCAACGACGACAAGGGCGCGCTGATCGAGGTCAGCGGCAAGGTCGCGGCGAAGCTGGAGGACAACCTGGTCCGGGTGGACCTGGTGGCCCTGTGCGACGGCAAGAAGGTGCTGGGGATGTCCCGGGCCGTGGTCCGGCTCGCCTGA
- a CDS encoding UDP-N-acetylmuramate dehydrogenase: MQELHDAPLAPLTTFRLGGPAARLLTATTDAEVIAAVREADASGTPLLVVGGGSNLVIGDKGFDGTALRIATQGFELSGTSLELAAGEVWTDAVARTVEAGLAGIECLAGIPGSAGATPIQNVGAYGQEVSSTITEVVAYDRRTRETVTIPNTECAFSYRHSRFKAEPDRFVVLRVRCELEEANGLSAPLKYPETARAMGVEQGDRVPLPAARETVLRLRAGKGMVLDPEDHDTWSAGSFFTNPILGPAAFQEFIGRVHDRLGPDVTPPAFPAEDGRTKTSAAWLIDRAGFTKGYGDGPARISTKHTLALTNRGTATTEDLLALAREVVAGVHAAFGVTLVNEPVTVGVSL, encoded by the coding sequence GTGCAGGAACTCCACGACGCCCCCCTCGCCCCCCTGACCACCTTCCGGCTCGGTGGCCCCGCCGCCCGGCTGCTGACCGCCACGACCGACGCCGAGGTGATCGCCGCCGTCCGCGAGGCCGACGCGAGCGGCACCCCGCTGCTGGTCGTCGGCGGCGGCTCCAACCTGGTCATCGGGGACAAGGGCTTCGACGGCACCGCGCTGCGCATCGCCACGCAGGGCTTCGAGCTCTCCGGTACGTCACTGGAGCTGGCGGCCGGAGAGGTGTGGACCGACGCCGTCGCCCGGACCGTCGAGGCGGGCCTCGCGGGCATCGAGTGCCTGGCGGGCATCCCCGGTTCCGCGGGCGCGACACCCATCCAGAACGTCGGCGCGTACGGACAGGAGGTGTCCTCCACCATCACGGAGGTCGTCGCCTACGACCGGCGCACCCGGGAGACCGTGACGATTCCGAACACGGAGTGCGCGTTCTCGTACCGTCACAGCCGCTTCAAGGCCGAACCCGACCGCTTCGTGGTGCTGCGGGTCCGATGCGAACTGGAAGAGGCGAACGGGCTTTCCGCGCCCCTCAAGTACCCGGAAACGGCGAGGGCGATGGGCGTCGAGCAGGGCGACCGCGTGCCGCTCCCGGCCGCCCGCGAGACCGTCCTGCGCCTGCGCGCGGGCAAGGGCATGGTGCTGGACCCGGAGGACCACGACACCTGGTCCGCGGGGTCGTTCTTCACCAACCCGATCCTCGGACCGGCCGCCTTCCAGGAGTTCATCGGCCGGGTCCACGACCGCCTCGGGCCGGACGTGACGCCCCCGGCGTTCCCCGCCGAGGACGGCCGCACCAAGACCTCGGCGGCCTGGCTGATCGACCGGGCCGGATTCACCAAGGGGTACGGCGACGGGCCCGCCCGGATCTCCACCAAGCACACCCTCGCCCTCACCAACCGGGGCACGGCCACCACCGAGGACCTGCTCGCCCTGGCCCGCGAGGTCGTCGCCGGAGTGCACGCGGCCTTCGGTGTCACCCTGGTCAACGAGCCGGTGACGGTCGGCGTCAGCCTGTAG
- the nusG gene encoding transcription termination/antitermination protein NusG, producing MSDPNLNDAVEPEAGASESAKDELDIVEAADSVDPDQAEAAEGEDAAADEAAEAVETVEEEAADEEEAEPAAPVDPIAALRDELRTLPGEWYVIHTYAGYEKRVKANLEQRAVSLNVEEFIYQAEVPEEEIVQIKNGERKNVRQNKLPGYVLVRMDLTNESWGVVRNTPGVTGFVGNAYDPYPLTLDEIVKMLAPEAEEKAAREAAEAEGKPAPARKVEVQVLDFEVGDSVTVTDGPFATLQATINEINADSKKVKGLVEIFGRETPVELSFDQIQKN from the coding sequence GTGTCTGACCCGAACCTGAACGACGCCGTCGAGCCCGAGGCCGGCGCCTCGGAGTCCGCCAAGGACGAGCTCGACATCGTTGAGGCTGCTGACTCCGTGGACCCGGACCAGGCCGAGGCCGCCGAGGGCGAGGACGCGGCAGCCGACGAGGCGGCCGAGGCCGTCGAGACCGTCGAGGAAGAGGCCGCCGACGAGGAGGAGGCCGAGCCGGCCGCCCCCGTCGACCCCATCGCCGCCCTGCGCGACGAGCTGCGCACCCTCCCCGGCGAGTGGTACGTCATCCACACGTACGCCGGGTACGAGAAGCGCGTGAAGGCCAACCTGGAGCAGCGCGCCGTCTCGCTGAACGTGGAGGAGTTCATCTATCAGGCCGAGGTGCCTGAAGAGGAAATCGTCCAGATCAAGAACGGCGAGCGCAAGAACGTCCGGCAGAACAAGCTCCCCGGCTACGTGCTGGTGCGCATGGATCTGACGAACGAGTCCTGGGGCGTCGTGCGGAACACGCCGGGCGTCACCGGCTTCGTGGGCAACGCCTACGACCCCTACCCGCTGACCCTGGACGAGATCGTCAAGATGCTCGCCCCGGAGGCCGAGGAGAAGGCCGCCCGCGAGGCCGCTGAGGCCGAGGGCAAGCCGGCTCCGGCCCGCAAGGTCGAGGTCCAGGTGCTGGACTTCGAGGTCGGCGACTCGGTCACCGTCACCGACGGCCCGTTCGCCACGCTGCAGGCCACGATCAACGAGATCAACGCCGACTCGAAGAAGGTCAAGGGCCTCGTCGAGATCTTCGGCCGCGAGACCCCGGTCGAGCTCAGCTTCGACCAGATCCAGAAGAACTAG
- a CDS encoding amidohydrolase family protein, which yields MPDSQPRRPDDNAPDSADEATTADTPALVLGGALLADGRAVDVRLSGGRIEAVGTAGSLTARGPRIDLRGYLLLPAPAEPHAHSDTALTADSLGPDSPGPASLRAEDIQRRATEAALLQLGHGATALRTHVRVGDVQGLAPLEAVLQTRRALRGLADVLPVAVPRLLTGVAGADSLAMLRDAVKMGAAVVGGCPDLDPDPTGYTEAVLEIAAEHGCPVDLHTDADDPARLARLAAMAAGLRPGVALGPCAGLAHLPLDTAARAAERLAAAGITVVCLPQGGCSGSERRTTAPVRLLRSAGVHVTAGSGALRDTANPVGRGDPLEAAYLLASQAGLRAEQAYALVSAGARAALGLPDVRVEAGFPAELLAVRGERLSAALSLAYSRIVIHRGRIVARTSAVREYCDSDAEAEAGLGGLPRQGRPDPGAGPRN from the coding sequence ATGCCTGACAGCCAGCCACGGCGGCCCGACGACAACGCGCCCGACAGCGCCGACGAGGCCACCACCGCCGACACCCCCGCCCTCGTCCTCGGCGGCGCCCTCCTCGCCGACGGCCGGGCCGTGGACGTACGCCTGAGCGGCGGCCGGATCGAGGCCGTCGGCACGGCGGGCAGCCTCACCGCCCGCGGCCCCCGGATCGACCTCCGCGGCTATCTGCTGCTCCCGGCCCCGGCCGAGCCCCACGCCCACAGCGACACCGCCCTCACCGCGGACAGCCTGGGCCCCGACAGTCCGGGCCCCGCGTCCCTCCGCGCCGAGGACATCCAGCGCCGCGCCACCGAGGCGGCGCTCCTCCAGCTCGGCCACGGCGCCACCGCCCTGCGCACCCACGTGCGCGTCGGCGATGTCCAGGGTCTCGCCCCGCTCGAAGCCGTCCTCCAGACCCGGCGCGCCCTGCGCGGCCTCGCCGACGTGCTGCCCGTCGCGGTCCCCCGGCTGCTCACCGGCGTCGCGGGAGCGGACAGCCTCGCGATGCTCAGGGACGCGGTGAAGATGGGCGCGGCCGTCGTCGGCGGCTGTCCCGACCTCGACCCGGACCCCACGGGCTACACCGAAGCCGTGCTGGAGATCGCCGCCGAGCACGGCTGCCCCGTGGACCTGCACACCGACGCCGACGACCCCGCCCGCCTGGCCCGGCTCGCCGCGATGGCCGCGGGGCTGCGCCCGGGGGTCGCCCTCGGCCCCTGCGCCGGCCTGGCTCATCTGCCCCTGGACACCGCGGCCCGTGCCGCGGAACGGCTCGCCGCCGCCGGGATCACCGTGGTCTGCCTGCCCCAGGGCGGCTGCTCCGGTTCCGAGCGTCGTACGACCGCCCCGGTCCGCCTGCTGCGCTCCGCCGGTGTGCACGTCACGGCGGGCAGCGGCGCGCTGCGGGACACGGCCAACCCGGTCGGCCGCGGCGATCCGCTCGAAGCCGCCTACCTCCTCGCCTCGCAGGCGGGGCTGCGCGCCGAGCAGGCGTACGCCCTGGTCTCCGCGGGCGCCCGCGCGGCCCTCGGCCTGCCGGACGTGCGCGTCGAGGCGGGCTTCCCCGCCGAACTCCTGGCCGTACGCGGCGAACGGCTCTCCGCGGCGCTCTCCCTCGCGTACAGCCGCATCGTCATCCACCGCGGCCGGATCGTGGCGCGTACCAGCGCCGTCCGCGAGTACTGCGACTCCGACGCCGAGGCCGAGGCGGGCCTCGGCGGCCTGCCGCGCCAGGGCCGGCCCGACCCCGGCGCCGGGCCGAGGAACTGA
- a CDS encoding YccF domain-containing protein: MKTILNIIWLILCGFWMFLGYLLAGVLLCITIIGIPFGVAAFRIGVYALWPFGYTVVDRRDAGSPSCAGNVLWLLLAGWWLALGHITTGIALCVTIIGIPLGIANFKLIPVSLMPFGKEIVPTDQPFATR; the protein is encoded by the coding sequence GTGAAAACCATCCTGAACATCATCTGGCTGATCCTCTGCGGATTCTGGATGTTCCTCGGCTACCTGCTCGCGGGCGTCCTGCTCTGCATCACCATCATCGGCATCCCCTTCGGCGTGGCCGCCTTCCGGATCGGCGTCTACGCCCTCTGGCCGTTCGGCTACACCGTCGTCGACCGCCGGGACGCGGGCTCGCCCTCCTGCGCGGGCAACGTCCTCTGGCTGCTCCTCGCCGGCTGGTGGCTCGCCCTCGGCCACATCACCACCGGCATCGCCCTGTGCGTCACCATCATCGGAATCCCGCTGGGCATCGCCAACTTCAAGCTGATCCCCGTCTCCCTCATGCCCTTCGGCAAGGAGATCGTCCCCACCGACCAGCCCTTCGCCACCCGTTAG
- a CDS encoding MaoC family dehydratase N-terminal domain-containing protein — MALDQSFVGRTYPPTPAYEVGREKIREFAEAVGDANPAYVDPEAARALGHADVIAPPTFVFSITYRAAGVVVQDPQLGLDYSRVVHGDQKFRYVRPVRAGDRLTVTSTIEGIKSLAGNDVLDIRGDVHDEAGELVVTAVTKLVARAAEEA; from the coding sequence ATGGCGCTCGACCAGTCCTTCGTGGGGCGGACCTATCCGCCCACTCCGGCGTACGAGGTCGGCCGGGAGAAGATCCGCGAGTTCGCCGAGGCGGTGGGTGACGCCAACCCGGCGTACGTCGACCCGGAAGCCGCCCGTGCGCTCGGTCACGCCGATGTGATCGCGCCGCCCACGTTCGTCTTCTCGATCACCTACCGGGCCGCCGGAGTGGTGGTGCAGGACCCGCAGCTGGGCCTGGACTACAGCCGCGTGGTCCACGGGGACCAGAAGTTCCGTTACGTGCGTCCGGTGCGGGCGGGAGACCGGCTGACGGTCACGTCGACGATCGAGGGCATCAAGTCCCTGGCGGGCAACGACGTCCTCGACATTCGCGGGGACGTGCACGACGAGGCCGGTGAGCTGGTGGTCACGGCGGTCACGAAGCTGGTGGCGCGCGCCGCCGAGGAGGCGTGA
- a CDS encoding pyridoxal phosphate-dependent aminotransferase, with product MSAATSPSERRVSARIGAISESATLAVDAKAKALKAAGRPVIGFGAGEPDFPTPDYIVDAAVEACRNPKYHRYTPAGGLPELKTAIAEKTLRDSGYEVDASQILVTNGGKQAIYEAFAAILDPGDEVIVPAPYWTTYPESIRLAGGVPVEVVADETTGYRVSVEQLEAARTEKTKVVLFVSPSNPTGAVYSEADAEAIGRWAVEHGLWVLTDEIYEHLVYGDATFTSLPAIVPELRDKCIVVNGVAKTYAMTGWRVGWIVGPKDVVKAATNLQSHATSNVSNVAQIAALAAVSGPLDAVAEMRTAFDRRRKLIVRMLNEIDGVFCPEPEGAFYAYPAVKDLLGKEIRGKRPATTVELAALILDEAEVAVVPGEAFGTPGYLRLSYALGDDDLIEGVSRIQKLLGEAKA from the coding sequence ATGAGCGCTGCAACTTCACCGTCCGAGCGCCGGGTCTCCGCCCGCATCGGCGCGATCTCCGAGTCCGCGACCCTCGCCGTCGACGCCAAGGCCAAGGCCCTCAAGGCCGCCGGGCGTCCGGTGATCGGTTTCGGGGCCGGAGAACCCGACTTCCCGACACCCGACTACATCGTCGACGCCGCGGTCGAGGCCTGCCGCAACCCGAAGTACCACCGCTACACCCCCGCGGGCGGGCTCCCCGAGCTCAAGACCGCCATCGCGGAGAAGACGCTGCGCGACTCCGGCTACGAGGTCGACGCCAGCCAGATTTTGGTCACCAACGGCGGCAAGCAGGCCATCTACGAGGCCTTCGCCGCGATCCTCGACCCGGGCGACGAGGTCATCGTGCCCGCTCCCTACTGGACCACCTACCCCGAGTCGATCCGGCTCGCCGGCGGTGTCCCGGTCGAGGTCGTCGCCGACGAGACCACCGGCTACCGGGTCTCCGTCGAGCAGCTGGAGGCCGCGCGCACCGAGAAGACCAAGGTCGTCCTGTTCGTCTCGCCGTCCAACCCGACGGGCGCGGTCTACAGCGAGGCCGACGCCGAGGCGATCGGCCGCTGGGCCGTCGAGCACGGCCTGTGGGTCCTGACCGACGAGATCTACGAGCACCTCGTCTACGGCGACGCGACCTTCACCTCGCTCCCGGCGATCGTCCCGGAGCTGCGCGACAAGTGCATCGTCGTCAACGGCGTCGCCAAGACGTACGCGATGACCGGCTGGCGCGTGGGCTGGATCGTCGGCCCCAAGGACGTCGTCAAGGCCGCGACCAACCTCCAGTCGCACGCCACCTCCAACGTCTCCAACGTCGCCCAGATCGCCGCGCTGGCGGCCGTCTCCGGCCCGCTGGACGCCGTCGCCGAGATGCGCACCGCCTTCGACCGCCGCCGCAAGCTCATCGTGCGGATGCTCAACGAGATCGACGGCGTGTTCTGCCCGGAGCCGGAGGGCGCGTTCTACGCCTACCCGGCGGTCAAGGACCTGCTCGGCAAGGAGATCCGCGGCAAGCGCCCGGCCACCACGGTCGAGCTGGCCGCCCTGATCCTGGACGAGGCCGAAGTGGCCGTCGTCCCCGGTGAGGCCTTCGGCACCCCCGGCTACCTGCGCCTTTCCTACGCACTGGGCGACGACGACCTGATCGAGGGCGTCTCGCGGATCCAGAAGCTGCTGGGCGAGGCCAAGGCCTGA
- the rpmG gene encoding 50S ribosomal protein L33 codes for MAATDVRPKITLACVECKERNYITKKNRRNNPDRLEMKKHCPRCNSHTAHRETR; via the coding sequence GTGGCTGCCACCGACGTCCGCCCGAAGATCACGCTGGCCTGCGTGGAGTGCAAGGAGCGGAACTACATCACCAAGAAGAACCGGCGTAACAACCCGGACCGTCTTGAGATGAAGAAGCACTGCCCGCGCTGCAACTCGCACACCGCGCACCGCGAAACGCGCTGA
- the secE gene encoding preprotein translocase subunit SecE — protein MTDAVGSIDMPDADDEAPESKKKTRKGGKRGKKGPLGRLALFYRQIVAELRKVVWPTRSQLTTYTSVVIVFVVVMIGLVTVLDMGFARIVKYVFG, from the coding sequence GTGACGGACGCCGTGGGCTCCATCGACATGCCTGATGCCGATGATGAAGCTCCCGAGTCGAAGAAGAAGACTCGGAAGGGCGGCAAGCGCGGCAAGAAGGGCCCTCTGGGCCGTCTCGCGCTGTTCTACCGCCAGATCGTCGCCGAACTCCGTAAGGTTGTCTGGCCGACGCGTAGCCAGCTCACGACGTACACCTCCGTGGTGATCGTGTTCGTCGTCGTCATGATCGGTCTTGTTACCGTTCTCGACATGGGCTTCGCCCGAATCGTCAAGTACGTCTTCGGCTGA
- a CDS encoding GlsB/YeaQ/YmgE family stress response membrane protein, translating to MGIISWIILGLLAGLIAKILLPGRDPGGIIGTTLIGIAGAFVGGWLSSQFLDRPISNDFYDTATWIAAIAGSLVLLIAYRLLFGHSRDRR from the coding sequence ATGGGCATCATCAGTTGGATCATTCTCGGCCTGCTCGCCGGGCTCATAGCCAAGATCCTCCTCCCGGGGCGTGACCCGGGCGGCATCATCGGCACCACCCTCATCGGCATCGCCGGGGCCTTCGTCGGCGGCTGGCTCTCCAGCCAGTTCCTCGACCGCCCCATCAGCAACGACTTCTACGACACCGCGACCTGGATCGCCGCCATCGCCGGCTCCCTGGTCCTGCTGATCGCCTACCGGCTGCTGTTCGGCCACTCCCGCGACCGCCGCTGA
- a CDS encoding methylated-DNA--[protein]-cysteine S-methyltransferase: protein MTTTVYARVESPLGELLLVGEVPAAEVADGAGTGGDVRLRSLSVPGQKGGAVVQDGWRHAPEAFTGVARQLEEYFAGRSTRFDVPLAEGLGTEFQRRVWAVLESIPYGSTVSYGEVAAQVGASGAGVRAVGTAIGRNPLLVVRPCHRVIGADGALRGYAGGLERKKLLLGIEGGAGRSAP from the coding sequence ATGACGACGACCGTGTACGCGCGGGTGGAGAGCCCGCTGGGCGAGTTGCTGCTGGTCGGCGAGGTTCCGGCGGCGGAGGTGGCCGACGGGGCCGGCACGGGCGGGGACGTCCGGTTGCGTTCCCTGTCGGTGCCCGGCCAGAAGGGCGGGGCGGTCGTCCAGGACGGCTGGCGCCACGCCCCCGAGGCGTTCACCGGCGTCGCCCGGCAGTTGGAGGAGTACTTCGCGGGGCGTTCGACGCGGTTCGACGTACCGCTGGCCGAGGGCCTGGGCACGGAGTTCCAGCGGCGGGTCTGGGCGGTGCTGGAGTCGATCCCGTACGGGAGCACGGTGTCGTACGGGGAGGTCGCGGCGCAGGTCGGCGCGTCGGGCGCGGGAGTACGGGCGGTCGGCACGGCGATCGGGCGCAACCCGCTGCTCGTCGTGCGGCCGTGTCACCGCGTGATCGGGGCGGACGGCGCGCTGCGGGGGTACGCGGGCGGGCTGGAGCGGAAGAAGCTGCTGCTGGGGATCGAGGGCGGAGCGGGGCGGTCCGCGCCGTGA
- a CDS encoding YajQ family cyclic di-GMP-binding protein: MADSSFDIVSKVERQEVDNALNQAAKEISQRYDFKGTGASISWSGEKILMEANGEERVKAILDIFQSKLVKRGISLKSLDAGEPQLSGKEYKIFATIEEGISQENAKKVAKTIRDEGPKGVKAQVQGDELRVSSKSRDDLQAVQALLKGKDFEFAIQFVNYR; this comes from the coding sequence ATGGCCGACTCCAGTTTCGACATCGTCTCGAAGGTCGAGCGGCAGGAGGTCGACAACGCCCTCAACCAGGCCGCCAAGGAGATCTCCCAGCGATACGACTTCAAGGGCACGGGCGCCTCGATCTCGTGGTCGGGCGAGAAGATCCTGATGGAGGCGAACGGCGAGGAGCGCGTGAAGGCCATCCTCGACATCTTCCAGTCCAAGCTGGTCAAGCGCGGCATCTCGCTGAAGTCGCTGGACGCCGGTGAGCCGCAGCTCTCCGGCAAGGAGTACAAGATCTTCGCCACCATCGAGGAAGGCATCTCCCAGGAGAACGCCAAGAAGGTGGCGAAGACGATCCGCGACGAGGGCCCCAAGGGCGTCAAGGCGCAGGTCCAGGGCGACGAGCTGCGCGTCAGCTCGAAGAGCCGGGACGACCTCCAGGCCGTTCAGGCACTGCTGAAGGGCAAGGACTTCGAGTTCGCGATCCAGTTCGTGAACTACCGGTAG
- a CDS encoding alpha-ketoglutarate-dependent dioxygenase AlkB, translating to MAPGAVHVPEWLSVERRAELVEACRRWARGPVPLRHTALPGGGMMSVRTVCLGWHWQPYRYARTADDVNGARVAAFPDWLGDLGRAAVAEAYGDGDAARSFAPDTALINFYDDAARMGMHQDKEERSGAPVVSLSIGARCVFRFGNTEGRGRPYTDVELASGDLFVFGGHSRFAFHGVPKVYPGTADPAAGLRAGRLNLTLRETGMASAEA from the coding sequence GTGGCGCCGGGGGCCGTTCATGTGCCGGAGTGGCTTTCGGTGGAGCGGCGGGCGGAGTTGGTGGAGGCGTGCCGTCGGTGGGCGCGGGGGCCGGTACCGCTGCGTCACACCGCGCTGCCGGGCGGCGGGATGATGTCGGTGCGGACGGTGTGCCTGGGGTGGCACTGGCAGCCGTACCGTTACGCGCGGACGGCTGACGATGTGAACGGCGCCCGGGTGGCGGCGTTCCCGGACTGGCTGGGCGACCTGGGGCGGGCGGCGGTGGCCGAGGCGTACGGGGACGGGGACGCGGCCCGGTCGTTCGCACCGGACACCGCGCTCATCAACTTCTATGACGACGCCGCGCGGATGGGGATGCACCAGGACAAGGAGGAGCGGTCGGGCGCTCCGGTGGTGTCGTTGAGTATCGGGGCGAGGTGCGTGTTCCGCTTCGGGAACACGGAGGGACGCGGGCGGCCGTACACGGATGTGGAGTTGGCGTCCGGGGATCTGTTCGTCTTCGGCGGGCACTCGCGGTTCGCGTTCCACGGCGTCCCGAAGGTGTACCCGGGGACGGCCGACCCGGCAGCGGGGCTGCGGGCCGGCCGGCTGAACCTGACGCTGCGGGAGACCGGGATGGCGTCGGCGGAGGCCTAG